From the genome of Desmodus rotundus isolate HL8 chromosome 2, HLdesRot8A.1, whole genome shotgun sequence, one region includes:
- the SST gene encoding somatostatin — MLSCRLQCALAALSIVLALGGVTAAPSDPRLRQFLQKSLAAAAGKQELAKYFLAELLSEPNQTENDALEPEDMSQAAEQDEMRLELQRSTNSNPAMAPRERKAGCKNFFWKTFTSC, encoded by the exons ATGCTGTCCTGCCGCCTCCAGTGCGCGCTGGCCGCGCTCTCCATCGTCCTGGCTTTGGGCGGTGTCACCGCCGCGCCTTCGGATCCCCGACTGCGTCAGTTTCTGCAGAAGTCCCTGGCTGCTGCCGCGGGGAAACAG GAACTGGCCAAGTACTTCTTGGCAGAACTGCTGTCTGAACCCAACCAGACAGAGAATGATGCCCTGGAACCTGAAGATATGTCCCAGGCTGCTGAGCAGGATGAAATGAGGCTGGAGCTGCAGAGATCCACCAATTCGAACCCAGCCATGGCACCCCGAGAACGCAAAGCTGGCTGCAAGAATTTCTTCTGGAAGACTTTCACATCCTGCTAG